One segment of Actinomyces sp. 432 DNA contains the following:
- the mscL gene encoding large conductance mechanosensitive channel protein MscL, producing MLKGFKEFIAQGNVLELAVAVIIGGAFAPIVQAITDVIMGIVGALVKQPNFDSVLQFSINGSDPIQPGIIITAIVNFLLVAAAVYFCVVAPMNRLTARLKKEAEDKPAEPTDVEVLTEIRDLLQQRQS from the coding sequence ATGCTCAAGGGATTCAAGGAGTTCATCGCCCAGGGCAATGTCCTCGAACTGGCCGTCGCCGTCATCATCGGTGGTGCCTTCGCCCCGATCGTGCAGGCCATCACCGATGTCATCATGGGCATCGTCGGCGCCCTGGTGAAGCAGCCGAACTTCGACTCCGTGCTGCAGTTCTCCATCAACGGCTCCGACCCGATCCAGCCGGGCATCATCATCACCGCCATCGTCAACTTCCTGCTCGTAGCCGCCGCGGTCTACTTCTGCGTAGTGGCGCCGATGAACCGGCTCACCGCACGCCTGAAGAAGGAGGCGGAGGACAAGCCCGCCGAGCCGACCGACGTCGAGGTGCTCACGGAGATCCGCGACCTGCTCCAGCAGCGCCAGTCCTGA
- a CDS encoding 5-formyltetrahydrofolate cyclo-ligase: MSTQARVLPDTSSLAASDAKEQLRQVLRRHRATHHRHPEHGHNSTCQQLTAHILQAIAGMSTVAAYVSVSHEPCTRLLLEQLEGTGTAVLLPVLGPQLTRSWGYFRGVADLAERSPGRPPEPSGEVLPATAIADAEAVIVPALAVDRSGRRLGQGGGWYDRVLPLRRRGTPIFAVVHDDELVTQPLPGQPHDAPVDAVITPDEWFLLEGSAFAGGAADHHRD; encoded by the coding sequence ATGAGCACTCAGGCACGCGTCCTGCCAGACACCAGTTCCCTGGCGGCCAGCGACGCCAAGGAGCAGCTGCGCCAAGTACTGCGCCGCCACCGGGCCACGCACCACCGTCATCCCGAGCACGGCCACAACTCCACCTGCCAGCAGCTGACCGCGCACATCCTGCAAGCCATCGCCGGCATGAGCACCGTAGCCGCCTACGTGTCGGTGTCGCATGAGCCCTGCACCCGGCTGCTGCTGGAGCAGCTGGAGGGAACAGGCACCGCAGTGCTGCTACCGGTGCTCGGCCCGCAGCTGACCCGCTCCTGGGGCTATTTCCGCGGGGTGGCCGACCTGGCCGAGCGCTCTCCCGGGCGCCCGCCGGAGCCGAGCGGCGAGGTACTGCCCGCCACCGCCATCGCCGACGCCGAGGCCGTGATCGTTCCGGCGCTCGCGGTCGACCGCTCCGGCCGCCGCCTGGGACAGGGGGGCGGCTGGTATGACCGAGTGCTGCCTCTGAGACGCAGGGGAACACCGATCTTCGCCGTGGTCCACGACGACGAGCTGGTAACCCAGCCGCTGCCCGGCCAGCCGCACGACGCCCCCGTAGACGCGGTCATCACACCCGACGAGTGGTTCCTGCTGGAGGGATCCGCATTCGCCGGCGGGGCCGCCGATCACCACCGAGACTGA
- a CDS encoding RcpC/CpaB family pilus assembly protein yields MPQLRRQRPRTHQAERSQKPARRRPPRPSLLLWRHRHLVVAICLGAAVIAALGVLRPAPAGQQEVLVAARHVSAGTILTEADIEVRAVEQSALPGSGLVGPEIVGTRAAIALEEGTILTTSMTSASLAADLAPSERLVQVPVDVGAQLAEPGARVDVVAQRGATAPDGTAAGDPTAVICSGARVVLTQVEGDNSQWSTRTKVTLVTLAVPAVDASLIVGAATNGALGIVLSP; encoded by the coding sequence ATGCCTCAGCTCCGCCGTCAGCGCCCCCGCACCCACCAGGCCGAACGCAGTCAGAAGCCGGCGCGCCGCCGCCCGCCGCGTCCCTCGCTACTGCTGTGGCGCCACCGCCACCTGGTCGTAGCCATCTGCCTGGGTGCCGCCGTGATCGCCGCGCTGGGGGTGCTGCGGCCCGCGCCGGCAGGGCAGCAGGAGGTTCTCGTCGCCGCGCGACACGTCAGCGCCGGCACGATTCTCACGGAAGCGGACATTGAGGTGCGCGCGGTGGAACAGTCGGCGCTGCCCGGGAGCGGCCTGGTCGGGCCGGAGATCGTGGGCACACGCGCCGCGATCGCCCTGGAGGAGGGGACGATTCTGACCACCTCCATGACCAGCGCCTCCCTGGCCGCCGACCTGGCGCCGTCAGAGCGCCTGGTCCAAGTGCCGGTCGACGTCGGCGCACAACTGGCCGAACCGGGGGCCAGGGTCGACGTAGTGGCGCAACGGGGCGCCACAGCGCCGGACGGGACTGCGGCCGGTGACCCGACCGCAGTCATCTGCTCGGGCGCACGGGTGGTGCTGACCCAGGTGGAGGGAGACAACAGTCAATGGAGCACCCGGACGAAGGTCACACTCGTTACCCTTGCTGTTCCCGCTGTGGACGCTAGTCTAATCGTCGGCGCGGCCACGAATGGTGCGCTCGGCATCGTGCTGAGCCCATGA
- a CDS encoding DNA helicase — MTPSLFSLGRNRRDAGSRARDSEGADRPEPPTTVAPEQPDDTPPEDSDRRARIDEALAAWRQELADLGGTSSLDAFSERDGIVDLTAAHPSGLAQLYAGRPTHLGSLVRERVALGVARQSLRELVGRTDQLSRRFGVAPVYLAIGVAGWTEPVSGADDADVPADPDSLGGSSADPSVHAATVAGPPAAVRSVRAPVLLRPVRLSSAGADASLTLDRSIEVNPVLTRALRRHGCAADVNVVARATLADDGFTPRDALSSIGALGREYLPGFEIHERLVVGAFVHPGQALVEDFDATIDRARTSALVAAVAGDAAARAALDVTLPQPDPSDRAPERERGVGDLDPAQLDAVEAVGTGASLLLDAPPGSDVAATLAAVMADAAALGRTVLHVPATSADGHAVADALRELGLGSIVLDLTEDPAWRRHAAEGIKAAMGVNVPDLDVTAIVGMRSRLSSVRDKLSRYVTALHTPREPWGASAYDALQQLAELTSGRVRARTSARVVAGRLERLDAPGRERAAELLHRAHALGLFTSSLADSAWNGMVVDDVDDATDALARLTRLADELLPAVREQVAAAADSTGITRAITLAQWCEQLEMLDGVRDSLDVFLPEVFERSAADMVIATASKQWRQEHRVEMGRSTRRRFTKQAKDLVRPGREVADLHGELVKVQQRREVWRRYDPDGGWPHLPQGLDEMQRVAARAREAVSALQPVIGADNSLMDLPLVDLEERSRVLAADDVTVHKLPDINRVTTALDDLGLIPLLDDLASRQVEPEQIDDELAYCWWSSLLAQVMREDPDLGGLDADALNDLAVSLRELDAAQADSLAGPVAQACARRVREAVDADKDAARSLYRALSLEEGMSLRDVIASHPIAMVAKPVWIIPPTLVPQVFAADAVVDLAILDASTNVPVSQVIPAFVRAEQVLVVGDPRRAASGLAAELGPHLPQVTLPTGRNTLDAEIAAFLAANGYDDVVEAIPAPPGRSRLSLELVEGRGMPAPGRTAVESVPAEVSRVVDLVIDHALTRPEQSLGVIALNARHAEEIRRATAAAVVGSPALADYFETGVSEPFVVVDLGEARSLRRDQIIVSVGYAKTPHGRTIHSFGAVSDIGGMVGLVEALCASRGGTQIVSCLGPDDIDAGRLHAPGARLLREVLVHAADSGRQYPQQEEVAPERLLVELAEHLWRKGLVVVPRYGIEGGVRIPLAIGHPDLPGELLVAVLTDDVDYVAQPSLRRRDRHWIERLQQRGWHVHTAYSAGVFVDVETEAKKIEAQVLAVLASRTEPVRGAPPLPERPGEDDPLVESASTDPGTAADAAPRGDSPEPPRRGDRPPIAQGLPLQAYSDDQLDELVAWIRSDGVERTAAEETEELRQALALSRRGSGIDAVLANAVRRTR, encoded by the coding sequence ATGACGCCTTCACTGTTTTCTCTGGGCCGCAACCGGCGCGACGCCGGGTCGCGGGCACGTGACTCCGAGGGCGCCGACCGGCCCGAGCCGCCAACGACTGTTGCGCCCGAGCAGCCGGATGACACCCCGCCGGAGGACTCCGACCGCAGGGCACGCATTGATGAGGCACTGGCTGCCTGGCGGCAGGAGCTTGCCGACCTCGGGGGGACCTCCAGCCTCGACGCATTCTCCGAGCGCGATGGCATTGTTGACTTGACGGCCGCGCATCCCTCGGGGCTGGCCCAGCTGTACGCAGGCCGACCCACCCACCTGGGCAGCCTCGTGCGTGAGCGCGTTGCCCTCGGCGTCGCCCGCCAGTCCCTGCGCGAGCTGGTCGGCCGAACCGACCAGCTCTCCAGGCGATTCGGTGTTGCCCCCGTTTACCTGGCCATCGGCGTCGCCGGCTGGACCGAGCCGGTATCCGGCGCCGATGATGCGGACGTCCCTGCCGACCCGGACTCCTTGGGCGGTAGCTCCGCTGACCCTTCCGTCCACGCCGCGACCGTTGCCGGACCGCCGGCAGCCGTGCGTTCGGTGCGCGCCCCCGTGCTGCTGCGACCGGTGCGCCTGTCCAGTGCCGGCGCCGACGCCTCCCTCACCCTGGACCGCTCGATCGAGGTGAACCCGGTCCTGACCCGGGCACTGCGCCGACACGGCTGTGCGGCGGACGTGAATGTCGTCGCCCGTGCCACCTTGGCGGATGACGGCTTCACTCCGCGCGACGCCCTGAGCTCCATCGGCGCGCTGGGCCGGGAGTACCTGCCCGGCTTCGAGATCCACGAGCGCCTGGTAGTGGGAGCCTTCGTACACCCAGGGCAGGCGCTGGTGGAGGATTTCGACGCCACCATTGACCGGGCGCGCACCTCCGCACTCGTGGCGGCCGTCGCTGGCGACGCCGCTGCCCGCGCGGCCCTGGACGTCACCCTGCCCCAGCCGGATCCTTCCGACCGGGCACCGGAGCGGGAACGCGGCGTCGGCGACCTGGATCCCGCCCAGCTCGACGCCGTCGAGGCGGTTGGCACTGGTGCCTCACTACTACTGGACGCCCCTCCTGGATCCGACGTCGCCGCCACCCTCGCCGCCGTGATGGCGGACGCCGCCGCCCTGGGCCGCACGGTGCTGCACGTGCCCGCCACTAGCGCTGACGGGCATGCCGTTGCTGACGCGTTGCGCGAGCTCGGCCTGGGCTCCATCGTGCTGGACCTGACAGAGGATCCCGCTTGGCGGCGCCACGCCGCCGAGGGCATCAAGGCCGCCATGGGTGTGAACGTGCCGGATCTGGACGTGACCGCCATCGTCGGTATGCGCAGTCGGCTGAGCTCCGTGCGTGACAAGCTCTCCCGGTACGTCACTGCCCTGCATACGCCGCGCGAGCCGTGGGGGGCCTCAGCCTACGACGCGCTTCAACAACTTGCCGAGCTCACCTCCGGGCGGGTGCGTGCGCGCACCAGTGCCCGCGTTGTGGCAGGCCGCCTGGAGCGCCTGGATGCCCCCGGCCGCGAGCGTGCCGCGGAACTGCTTCACCGCGCCCACGCGCTCGGCCTGTTCACCAGCTCCCTGGCCGACTCCGCCTGGAACGGCATGGTGGTTGACGACGTCGACGACGCTACCGACGCGCTGGCACGGCTTACTCGGCTCGCTGACGAGCTCCTGCCCGCGGTGCGCGAGCAGGTGGCCGCTGCGGCGGACTCCACTGGGATCACCCGGGCGATTACGCTCGCGCAGTGGTGTGAGCAGCTGGAGATGCTCGACGGGGTGCGCGACTCCCTCGATGTCTTCCTCCCCGAGGTCTTCGAGCGCTCCGCCGCCGATATGGTCATCGCCACCGCGTCCAAGCAGTGGCGCCAGGAGCACCGCGTAGAGATGGGGCGGTCCACCAGGCGCCGGTTCACCAAGCAGGCCAAGGACCTGGTGCGTCCCGGCCGGGAGGTCGCCGACCTGCACGGGGAGCTGGTCAAAGTGCAGCAGCGCCGGGAGGTGTGGCGCCGCTACGACCCGGACGGGGGCTGGCCCCACCTGCCGCAGGGCCTGGATGAGATGCAGCGCGTGGCTGCCCGTGCACGCGAGGCGGTTTCCGCACTGCAGCCCGTGATCGGTGCGGACAACTCCCTGATGGACCTGCCGCTGGTGGACCTGGAGGAGCGCTCCCGCGTCCTGGCGGCCGACGACGTCACGGTCCACAAGCTGCCGGACATCAATCGGGTCACGACCGCCCTGGATGACCTGGGACTCATCCCGCTGCTGGATGACTTGGCGTCCCGGCAGGTGGAGCCGGAGCAGATCGACGATGAGCTCGCCTACTGCTGGTGGTCATCCCTCCTGGCGCAAGTCATGCGTGAGGACCCCGACCTGGGCGGACTGGACGCGGATGCCCTCAATGACCTGGCCGTGTCCTTGCGGGAGTTGGATGCCGCTCAGGCGGACTCCTTGGCCGGCCCGGTGGCCCAGGCCTGCGCACGCCGCGTGCGGGAGGCGGTCGACGCCGACAAGGACGCCGCCCGCAGCCTGTACCGGGCGCTGTCCCTGGAGGAGGGGATGTCGCTGCGCGATGTCATCGCCTCGCACCCCATCGCCATGGTTGCCAAGCCGGTGTGGATCATTCCGCCCACGCTGGTGCCGCAGGTATTCGCTGCCGACGCAGTGGTGGACCTGGCCATTCTGGACGCATCCACGAATGTGCCGGTCTCCCAGGTGATTCCCGCCTTCGTGCGCGCGGAGCAGGTGCTTGTGGTCGGCGACCCCAGGCGCGCTGCTTCTGGGCTGGCAGCCGAACTGGGCCCGCACCTGCCGCAGGTTACGCTGCCCACGGGCCGCAACACCTTGGACGCGGAGATCGCCGCGTTCCTTGCCGCGAACGGCTATGACGACGTCGTGGAGGCAATTCCGGCGCCGCCCGGGCGCTCGCGTCTGTCGCTGGAGCTGGTTGAGGGGCGTGGCATGCCGGCACCGGGCCGTACCGCCGTGGAGTCGGTGCCGGCCGAGGTCAGCCGGGTGGTGGACCTGGTTATTGATCACGCGCTGACTCGTCCCGAGCAGTCGCTCGGTGTGATCGCCCTGAACGCGCGCCACGCGGAGGAGATCCGCCGCGCGACGGCCGCCGCCGTTGTTGGCTCGCCCGCCCTGGCCGACTACTTCGAGACCGGTGTGTCCGAGCCATTCGTCGTCGTCGACTTGGGGGAGGCGCGCTCCCTGCGCCGCGATCAGATAATCGTCTCTGTCGGCTACGCGAAGACTCCGCACGGCCGCACCATTCACAGCTTTGGTGCGGTCAGTGATATCGGCGGCATGGTGGGGCTGGTTGAGGCCCTGTGCGCCTCCCGCGGGGGCACTCAGATTGTGTCCTGCCTGGGTCCGGATGACATCGACGCCGGGCGTCTGCACGCGCCCGGTGCCCGCCTGCTGCGCGAGGTGCTGGTGCACGCCGCCGACTCCGGCAGGCAGTATCCGCAGCAGGAGGAGGTCGCCCCGGAGCGCCTGCTCGTGGAACTGGCCGAGCACCTGTGGCGTAAGGGCCTGGTGGTTGTGCCCCGCTACGGCATTGAGGGCGGCGTGCGCATTCCCTTGGCGATCGGTCACCCGGATCTGCCGGGGGAGCTACTCGTCGCGGTGCTCACCGACGACGTCGACTACGTGGCGCAGCCGAGCCTGCGGCGGCGGGACCGGCACTGGATCGAACGCTTGCAGCAGCGCGGCTGGCACGTGCACACGGCGTACTCGGCAGGTGTATTCGTCGATGTTGAGACGGAGGCGAAGAAGATCGAGGCGCAGGTGCTGGCGGTGCTGGCCTCCCGCACCGAACCGGTCAGGGGCGCGCCACCGCTGCCCGAGCGCCCGGGGGAGGACGATCCGCTGGTGGAGTCGGCTTCTACCGATCCGGGGACCGCGGCTGATGCGGCCCCACGCGGCGACTCACCGGAGCCGCCCCGGCGGGGCGATCGTCCGCCGATCGCCCAGGGGCTGCCGTTGCAGGCCTATTCCGACGATCAGCTCGACGAGCTGGTTGCCTGGATCCGCTCCGACGGCGTGGAGCGTACCGCGGCCGAGGAGACTGAGGAGCTTCGCCAGGCGCTGGCCCTGAGTCGGCGTGGTTCCGGGATTGACGCGGTGCTGGCCAACGCGGTTCGGCGGACCCGGTGA
- a CDS encoding transcriptional regulator: MALSPQDAARVAQGELPQAQAEAERRRGVDALSGARARDGGVLGRESSDHANDARLLREVPPHWG, from the coding sequence GTGGCGCTGTCACCCCAGGACGCCGCCCGGGTTGCCCAGGGCGAGTTGCCGCAGGCGCAGGCGGAGGCAGAGCGCCGCCGCGGCGTTGACGCGCTCAGTGGCGCCCGTGCCCGCGATGGCGGTGTGCTAGGACGGGAATCATCCGATCATGCCAACGATGCCCGCCTACTGCGGGAGGTGCCGCCGCACTGGGGCTGA
- a CDS encoding transposase-like zinc-binding domain-containing protein, whose amino-acid sequence MRAVRTRSPRARLCPICQTPMKKSGRTAAGTRRWKCTACRSSTTAPRPLSPGGAEQAVLGEFIDWATGSRSQADAAGGSDRAFGRRTAWCWDVPVPKPPATGQVHSQVFIDGMWLAHKWVLLVARSPTHVIAWQWAASESAAAYQALLADLAPPDLATTDGAGGALKAIAATWPGTPIQRCLIHVHRDTVRDLTLRPKTTPGKALLRHSRKLLSISTTEQATGWLVALSDHTTLYRC is encoded by the coding sequence GTGCGTGCCGTGAGAACACGGTCCCCACGAGCAAGGCTCTGCCCGATCTGCCAGACCCCGATGAAGAAGTCCGGCCGCACCGCCGCAGGCACCAGGCGGTGGAAGTGCACCGCCTGCCGGTCCTCAACCACCGCGCCGCGCCCGCTCTCGCCGGGTGGGGCCGAGCAGGCGGTGCTGGGCGAGTTCATCGACTGGGCGACCGGCAGCCGGTCCCAGGCCGACGCCGCCGGCGGTAGCGACAGGGCGTTTGGCCGCCGGACGGCCTGGTGCTGGGACGTCCCCGTCCCCAAGCCGCCGGCTACCGGCCAGGTGCACTCCCAGGTCTTCATCGACGGGATGTGGCTGGCCCACAAATGGGTGCTCCTGGTAGCCCGCAGTCCCACACACGTGATCGCCTGGCAGTGGGCCGCGTCCGAGAGCGCTGCGGCCTACCAGGCGCTGCTAGCCGACCTGGCCCCGCCCGACCTGGCAACCACCGACGGGGCCGGCGGCGCCCTAAAGGCCATCGCCGCCACCTGGCCGGGCACCCCCATCCAGCGGTGCCTGATCCACGTACACCGCGACACCGTCCGAGACCTGACACTGCGCCCCAAGACCACCCCCGGCAAGGCCCTACTACGCCACTCCCGCAAGCTGCTGAGCATCTCCACCACCGAGCAGGCCACCGGGTGGCTGGTAGCCCTGAGCGACCACACCACCCTGTACCGGTGCTGA
- a CDS encoding universal stress protein, which yields MAEDKVVLVGVDGSPESLEAVDWAVDRAACNGWRVHILCAYSLPSFTTASLDGGYAALDDSAVRAGAEAVVNEAVARTQDRGVTVTSSLETGDPAGVLVDLSADAALAVVGTRGGGGFADRLLGTVSSALPAHSHCPAVVVPRHTEGSAFTPVRRIVVGVDGSDSARKALKWAVREADAWGAELTAIAAVPMASGAGALAWLPAAVDREQVLTDVRSGLDRAIAEATEGYPDVVVRRHALDGNAAELMSEFSTAVDLVVVGSRGRGGFSGLLLGSVSQAVLSHASCPVMVVPARTRDEDVRVGRNQTIPWSRA from the coding sequence ATGGCTGAAGACAAGGTCGTCCTCGTCGGAGTTGACGGCTCACCCGAATCCCTGGAGGCGGTCGACTGGGCGGTCGACCGCGCCGCCTGCAACGGCTGGCGCGTTCACATCCTGTGCGCCTACTCCCTCCCGTCCTTTACTACGGCCTCCCTTGACGGGGGGTACGCCGCACTGGACGACTCCGCAGTACGTGCCGGTGCCGAGGCCGTGGTCAACGAGGCGGTGGCACGTACGCAGGACCGGGGCGTGACCGTGACCAGCTCACTGGAAACCGGTGACCCCGCCGGGGTGCTGGTCGACTTGTCCGCGGATGCAGCCCTCGCCGTCGTTGGTACCCGCGGGGGCGGCGGCTTCGCCGACCGGCTGCTTGGGACCGTGTCCTCCGCCCTGCCCGCCCACAGCCACTGCCCGGCGGTGGTCGTGCCGCGGCACACGGAAGGTTCCGCCTTCACCCCGGTCAGGCGCATCGTAGTTGGCGTGGACGGCTCGGACTCGGCCCGCAAGGCTCTGAAGTGGGCGGTGCGCGAGGCTGACGCCTGGGGTGCTGAGCTGACGGCGATTGCGGCCGTCCCCATGGCCTCCGGCGCCGGGGCGCTTGCTTGGCTGCCCGCCGCCGTGGACCGTGAGCAGGTGCTGACCGACGTGCGCTCCGGCTTGGACCGGGCCATCGCCGAGGCCACCGAGGGGTACCCCGACGTGGTGGTGCGGCGCCACGCGCTGGACGGAAACGCAGCTGAACTCATGTCTGAGTTCTCCACCGCCGTCGACCTGGTGGTGGTCGGGTCCCGCGGCCGCGGCGGCTTCTCCGGTCTGCTGCTCGGTTCGGTCAGCCAGGCGGTACTGTCGCACGCCTCCTGTCCCGTCATGGTGGTTCCGGCCCGTACCCGGGATGAGGACGTCCGGGTCGGCCGTAACCAGACGATTCCCTGGTCGCGGGCCTGA